One segment of Strix uralensis isolate ZFMK-TIS-50842 chromosome 11, bStrUra1, whole genome shotgun sequence DNA contains the following:
- the ARPP19 gene encoding cAMP-regulated phosphoprotein 19 isoform X3 — protein sequence MDNKFQNSCICDFFPLHRPLRPLSARNDSKYKSFANQLLEFSADLILCYLQKYFDSGDYNMAKAKMKNKQLPTAAPDKTEVTGDHIPTPQDLPQRKPSLVASKLAG from the exons ATGGACAACAAATTCCAAAATTCCtgtatctgtgatttttttccactccaCAGGCCTTTAC GCCCTTTGAGTGCACGCAATGATTCCAAGTATAAATCCTTCGCAAACCAGCTGTTGGAGTTCAGTGCTGATCTAATTCTGTGCTATCTG CAAAAATACTTTGATTCTGGTGATTACAACATGGCTAAAGCAAAGATGAAGAATAAGCAACTGCCTACTGCAGCTCCTGACAAGACAGAAGTCACTGGTGACCATATTCCTACTCCACAGGATCTTCCACAACGGAAACCATCTCTTGTTGCTAGCAAGCTGGCTGGCTGA
- the ARPP19 gene encoding cAMP-regulated phosphoprotein 19 isoform X4, with product MEDKVISPEKAEEAKLKARYPHLGQKPGGSDFLRKRLQKGQKYFDSGDYNMAKAKMKNKQLPTAAPDKTEVTGDHIPTPQDLPQRKPSLVASKLAG from the exons ATGGAGGATAAGGTGATCagcccagaaaaagctgaagaagcaaaATTGAAAGCAAGATATCCTCATCTGGGCCAGAAGCCAGGAGGCTCAGACTTCTTGAGGAAGAGGCTTCAAAAAGGA CAAAAATACTTTGATTCTGGTGATTACAACATGGCTAAAGCAAAGATGAAGAATAAGCAACTGCCTACTGCAGCTCCTGACAAGACAGAAGTCACTGGTGACCATATTCCTACTCCACAGGATCTTCCACAACGGAAACCATCTCTTGTTGCTAGCAAGCTGGCTGGCTGA